One window of Syntrophales bacterium genomic DNA carries:
- a CDS encoding YCF48-related protein — translation MRQLIKSAKIVLILWIIIFFNLLLINSVTAQTWQITSIPTSETQRSIHFISAGEGWSAGYNGTILHTTDGAVNWSLQTSHTSERFLAIRFIDHDIGWAGTGRIIVRAVS, via the coding sequence ATGAGACAATTAATCAAAAGTGCCAAAATTGTATTAATATTATGGATCATTATTTTCTTCAATCTATTACTCATTAATTCTGTCACAGCCCAAACCTGGCAAATCACGAGTATCCCCACTTCAGAAACACAGCGTTCAATCCATTTTATCAGTGCCGGTGAAGGGTGGTCGGCTGGTTATAATGGAACCATTCTTCATACAACAGATGGTGCTGTTAACTGGTCCCTCCAAACTTCTCATACATCAGAAAGATTTCTGGCAATTCGTTTTATTGATCATGATATCGGGTGGGCCGGCACAGGCAGAATAATAGTACGTGCAGTCAGTTGA
- a CDS encoding transposase has translation MTDGCFYGNRGMFRVAPPLELKKLEAIFRHRVLKMLLSRGKITTKMIDMLSRWRHSGFNVFCGNRISPNDDTAIENLARYIIRASFSQERMQYLDQEGKVVYMAKDSKKTKVFPALE, from the coding sequence GTGACGGATGGCTGTTTCTACGGCAACAGGGGCATGTTCCGCGTCGCCCCGCCCCTGGAACTGAAAAAGCTGGAGGCAATCTTCCGGCACAGGGTGCTCAAAATGCTCCTTTCCAGGGGAAAGATCACCACAAAGATGATCGACATGCTCTCCAGATGGCGGCATTCCGGCTTCAACGTCTTCTGCGGAAACCGTATTTCTCCGAATGACGATACGGCTATTGAAAACCTGGCCCGCTACATCATCCGGGCGTCATTTTCCCAGGAGCGGATGCAGTATCTGGATCAGGAGGGAAAGGTCGTCTATATGGCCAAGGACAGCAAAAAGACGAAGGTCTTCCCCGCTCTGGAATGA
- a CDS encoding YCF48-related protein has protein sequence MNSKKRLLEIIEILLFSSLFFYASSLPAQAQPDITVTPESFEKLNPVASFSSPCTWPYDLAFDGTYLWNTDPIGQKIYQLDMSGNVVSSFDSPGFRPTGLAFDGTHLWNADSADGKIYKLDMSGNVISSFASPGSDPSGLAFDGTHLWNADSASGKIYQLDMTGNIVSSFASPGANPTGLTFDGTHLWNADDTDNKIYKLDMSGNIVSSFASPSSYPYGLAFDGTSLWNVDWVNCKIYKLESSTKVYLGLTKTESFTVKNSGDNDLMINTVSISGEDKTDFNIKSDSCSGRVLAASETCAVTVEFSPASEGEKYANLEIPSNDPDTPVLNVPLSGTGIHVPSGAIQFASTTYEADENGGSAIITVSRLGGSNGAVGVEYATSDGLGVEGVHYMAARGNLNWQDGDDAAKSFSVIIIDNSTAEADDKTINLTLSSPSGGAVLGPQNTAVLTVHDNEQLTQAWTPQVSGTTNHLNAVHFINANEGWVVGSNGTILHTINGGGDWSPQNSGLSDSAHGYHSVRFIDQNVGWAGGQFAVSRTTNGGAEWGGLEYFPPSDYCQSLFPVTSRTAWASGIPNTLNWRLFFRYDVQDDGSIVRKFWGQVSAFPTVLQKIYFVNAENGWAVGETGSGGLIVRISNASSDSPSFATQPNPSNQGLSGIHMLDINNGWVVGSDGTILKTVDGGTTWILQESGTARHLADVFFLDLNRGWVVGDGGLILITADGGITWEPQGSGTTVDLKSIFINSGLSGFAVGDSGVILTMSAPGFVVSPISNDTTEVGGQATFTLRLTTQPTADVTIDLSSSDPTEGTVSPSSVTFTTANWNVTHTVTATGVDDTIVDGNVAYSIVTAAATSTDSNYNGLNADDVSVTNNDNDTAGKVGDINGDGAVDLRDAVVALQTLSGVIPAGIRNDYASSGADVNGDGKIGMVEVIFILQSLVGLRTEQ, from the coding sequence ATGAACAGCAAAAAGCGTTTGCTTGAAATTATCGAGATTTTGTTGTTTTCTTCATTGTTTTTTTATGCATCGTCGTTGCCTGCCCAAGCCCAGCCGGACATTACCGTAACACCTGAATCGTTTGAGAAGTTGAATCCTGTCGCATCTTTTAGCTCACCATGTACGTGGCCCTATGACCTTGCATTCGACGGCACATATTTGTGGAATACGGATCCAATCGGCCAAAAGATTTATCAATTGGATATGTCCGGAAATGTCGTTTCCTCTTTTGATTCACCGGGTTTCCGACCAACCGGTCTTGCATTCGACGGCACGCATTTGTGGAATGCCGACAGCGCGGACGGCAAGATTTATAAATTGGATATGTCCGGGAATGTCATTTCCTCTTTTGCTTCACCCGGGTCCGACCCAAGCGGTCTTGCATTCGATGGCACCCATTTGTGGAATGCCGACAGCGCAAGCGGCAAGATTTATCAACTGGACATGACCGGAAATATCGTCTCCTCTTTTGCTTCACCCGGGGCCAACCCGACCGGTCTTACATTCGACGGCACCCATTTGTGGAATGCGGACGACACCGATAACAAAATTTATAAATTAGATATGTCCGGAAATATCGTTTCCTCTTTTGCTTCACCTAGTTCTTATCCATATGGTCTTGCATTCGACGGCACATCTTTATGGAATGTCGATTGGGTAAATTGCAAGATCTATAAATTGGAGTCTTCGACTAAAGTATATCTTGGGCTAACCAAAACAGAATCATTTACAGTGAAAAATTCTGGTGATAATGATCTTATGATAAATACTGTTTCGATCTCCGGTGAAGATAAGACGGATTTTAACATCAAGAGCGATAGCTGTTCAGGTCGGGTTTTAGCGGCCTCGGAAACCTGTGCCGTTACGGTGGAATTTTCACCAGCATCAGAGGGTGAAAAATATGCGAATCTTGAAATACCATCCAATGATCCGGATACACCCGTATTGAATGTGCCGTTGAGTGGGACGGGCATTCATGTGCCATCGGGAGCCATACAGTTCGCTTCAACCACATATGAGGCCGATGAAAATGGCGGGTCTGCTATCATCACAGTGAGTCGGTTAGGCGGCAGCAACGGAGCTGTAGGCGTGGAATATGCCACAAGTGACGGCTTAGGAGTGGAAGGAGTCCACTATATGGCTGCCAGAGGGAATCTTAATTGGCAGGATGGAGACGACGCTGCCAAATCTTTCAGCGTAATCATTATTGACAACAGTACCGCTGAAGCTGACGACAAAACAATCAATTTGACCCTAAGCAGCCCCAGCGGGGGTGCAGTACTGGGGCCGCAAAACACGGCAGTTCTCACTGTTCACGACAATGAACAACTAACCCAGGCATGGACACCGCAGGTCAGTGGCACGACAAATCATTTGAATGCTGTTCATTTTATCAACGCCAATGAAGGATGGGTGGTCGGAAGCAATGGAACCATACTACATACAATAAACGGTGGTGGTGACTGGTCTCCGCAAAATTCAGGTCTTTCTGATTCGGCTCACGGTTACCATTCTGTCCGTTTTATTGATCAAAATGTTGGTTGGGCCGGTGGTCAATTCGCGGTTTCACGCACTACGAATGGCGGTGCCGAATGGGGCGGCCTTGAATATTTTCCCCCATCTGATTATTGCCAATCTCTTTTTCCTGTAACTTCCAGAACAGCATGGGCTTCGGGTATTCCCAACACTCTCAACTGGAGATTATTCTTTCGTTATGATGTGCAAGATGACGGGAGCATAGTGAGAAAATTTTGGGGACAGGTCAGCGCTTTTCCCACTGTCCTTCAGAAGATTTATTTCGTCAACGCTGAAAACGGTTGGGCTGTCGGTGAGACAGGTTCCGGTGGTTTGATCGTTCGCATCAGTAACGCCTCCAGTGATTCACCGTCGTTTGCGACACAGCCGAACCCCTCCAATCAGGGTCTTAGCGGAATTCATATGCTCGATATCAACAATGGATGGGTTGTTGGGTCCGATGGAACCATTTTAAAGACAGTCGACGGTGGAACCACCTGGATACTTCAAGAAAGCGGCACTGCCAGACATTTGGCTGACGTCTTTTTTTTAGACCTAAATCGAGGATGGGTTGTCGGAGACGGCGGCCTGATCCTCATTACGGCTGATGGAGGAATCACTTGGGAACCCCAGGGAAGCGGCACAACGGTAGACTTGAAAAGTATTTTCATCAATTCGGGGCTTTCGGGCTTTGCCGTCGGTGATAGCGGTGTCATTCTTACCATGAGTGCGCCGGGGTTTGTCGTATCGCCAATCAGCAACGATACCACTGAAGTAGGAGGACAGGCCACATTTACCCTAAGGCTTACAACCCAGCCTACGGCAGATGTGACGATCGACCTGTCCAGTTCAGACCCGACGGAGGGGACGGTTTCGCCCTCCTCGGTCACCTTTACGACGGCCAACTGGAATGTCACCCATACGGTAACGGCGACGGGGGTGGATGACACGATCGTGGACGGGAACGTTGCCTACAGCATAGTGACGGCTGCGGCGACCTCGACGGACAGCAACTACAACGGTCTCAATGCAGACGACGTTTCAGTGACCAATAACGACAATGACACAGCTGGAAAAGTTGGAGACATAAATGGGGATGGCGCAGTGGACCTAAGAGATGCAGTTGTGGCTTTACAAACATTATCCGGTGTGATTCCCGCGGGTATCCGTAACGATTATGCATCTTCAGGAGCGGATGTAAACGGCGACGGCAAGATCGGAATGGTGGAGGTGATCTTCATCCTGCAGTCTCTTGTGGGCCTGCGCACGGAACAGTAA